The stretch of DNA GCGGGCGATACCACAAAAGTGGCTGACCACTGATCTGCTCAATGACGGCTGCCGATCGATCAAGGTCTGCAATGATGTGGCTGGAAGAAAGCTTCCAGGCATCGGGATGACCGTAGGAATGGTTGCCAAGATGATGGCCATGATCGATGATGGCACGGATCAATTCAGGGTGCGCCTGAGCACGTTCACCGCAAACAAAGAACGTTGCGAAGAAGTTCTTCCTGGCGAGAAGCTTCAGTATCTGAGGCGTGCTCTCTGGATGTGGCCCGTCATCAAAGGTGAGTGCTGCTGGTCGATCACCGCTTGAAAGACCACCGTCTTTTGACCGTGCTGGAAACTCCCACAGGATGGAATCGAAGAAACGAGATCCAATCGCCGGCAGTTTTCTACCCAGCCAGTTTCGCCAGCGATGCAACATAGAGAGCGATCTGTTCAGCAATCTCAAGGAGAATCATATTTACCAGCCACACTGCTGGTCGTTGTGACCTACTTGCCGGCTTCAGCCGACTGACCTGGTAGACGATTCAAGGTGTAATAAGCTTCTTTGTGAAGCAGACTTTCTCCCGATTCGGATTTCACACCGTCTGCGTGCAGTTCATGAACTGATCCCGGCTGTAAATTCTCGATGGTGAGCTTGACCTTCGTACGATCAGCATTCAATTCAGCTCGCACGATCTTCTGCTGGGCATGGTCAACTTCGGGGCTGCCATATGATGCCTGATAAATGTAGGTGTAGCTGGTCATCTTATAGCTTTCGGGATTGCTGGCAGAACTGGCATCGACCGGCCGCGTGAAAGTCAGCAGGAAACCATCAGACTGTGCCTCCATTTTGAGAATTTCAAAAGGTGTCTTGCCTGTCCAGTGGATTCGATCCAGCGCAAAAGGCTTCGGTCCGCGTGAGCCCCAGCCACGATTGGTTCCACCGACGAACAGATCACCCTGCGGGGCAAACTGTAATGCCAATGAGCCAGATCCTGTCCCTGATCGGAACGGGAAGCAGGCTCCCTGATAGTGGCCGTCGATCTTTTCCAGGAAGCAGCGCATCACAGTGGAATGTGTCTGATCACCCACAAACAACTGCTCATTAAAGGGGCCAAACTTCCCTTGAGTCGTATCGCAGGCAATACCGGAAGCTGACTGTCCCATCTTCTGGTAAGGAAACAGAATCGCAGCGGGCTCGTATTCAGGGATTTTGGCAGCTTCTGTCATGAAGCGACTTCCCGACTGTGGTTCTTGCGGCTTGGCACCCATGTTGGGAGCCTGTTCGTACCATTTGTTTCCACCGGGATGACCAACAAACTTGCCCGGAGGAAGATGCTTGAGCGCACAGGTTCCATTCCACGGGCCTTGGTTATCGGTGTAGAAGACATCTCCTTGAGCGTTAAAGCCAATCCCGCCGGGAGAACGAATTCCTGAGCATGTGGGAATTGCGAC from Planctopirus ephydatiae encodes:
- a CDS encoding DUF7133 domain-containing protein, translated to MPRTIFTLPARTWLAGKNALLLMLCCFFVSSSIYAAEESEYYQLEAIPLPKDVTLEIGALEFLPNGKIAVSTRRGEIWFADGVEGADVSKTTWKRFAEGLHEVLGLAWKDDALYVTQRGELSRLRDTNNDGVADQFETVNDSWHINGDYHEYAFGSKFDKEGNIWVVLCLTGSFSSEVKFRGWCLRIGPDGVAIPTCSGIRSPGGIGFNAQGDVFYTDNQGPWNGTCALKHLPPGKFVGHPGGNKWYEQAPNMGAKPQEPQSGSRFMTEAAKIPEYEPAAILFPYQKMGQSASGIACDTTQGKFGPFNEQLFVGDQTHSTVMRCFLEKIDGHYQGACFPFRSGTGSGSLALQFAPQGDLFVGGTNRGWGSRGPKPFALDRIHWTGKTPFEILKMEAQSDGFLLTFTRPVDASSASNPESYKMTSYTYIYQASYGSPEVDHAQQKIVRAELNADRTKVKLTIENLQPGSVHELHADGVKSESGESLLHKEAYYTLNRLPGQSAEAGK
- a CDS encoding polysaccharide deacetylase family protein, encoding MLHRWRNWLGRKLPAIGSRFFDSILWEFPARSKDGGLSSGDRPAALTFDDGPHPESTPQILKLLARKNFFATFFVCGERAQAHPELIRAIIDHGHHLGNHSYGHPDAWKLSSSHIIADLDRSAAVIEQISGQPLLWYRPPYGHFTMATIRWARRSQQRIVMWNHLPPDYDSRLPHAEVIRVGRSALPQNPLICLHDNAATAVTGRCDAVLAPLIDYWQEAGLQFCLLPQEAAFRQSITSSEVTLQSGGQTT